tgctgggaaagattgaaggctggaggggaaggggaggacagaggctgagatggtagAATGGCATCTCTGAcacaatgagcatgagtttgtgtaggcttcagcatttggtgatggacagggaagcctggcatgcttcgtggggttgcaaagagttggacataactgagcaactgaaataactgatacctgaatggcctaataaTTTCCcgaactttcttcaatttatgtctgaatttcacaataaagtgttcatgatctgaacctTGTTAAGCTCtggttcttgtttttgctgacattctagagcttctccatctttgactacaaAGTGAATAATCAGATTAGGGTGTTGACCACTGTGATTTCCATGTGCAGTATTTTGTGTTCTTCAAGGTGGTTGTTATGATCAGCTCATTATCTTAGCAAAGCTGTGCTAGCCTTCACCCTGCTTCactttatactccaaggccaaacttgcatgTTACTCTATATATCTTTTGACTgactaattttgcattccagttccctatgatgaaaaaatatatatgtatataattttttttgctGCCAGTTCTAGCAGTCTTATAAGATGTTATGGAactattcagcttcagcttctttggcattagtggttggagcatagatttggattactttgatattgaatgatttgccctggtaacaaactgagatcattctgttgtttttgagattgcacaaaagtactgcatttcagactcttttgtcgactatgatggctactccatttcttgtaaggggttcttgcctacagtagtagtgTAATGGTCATGTGAATTACATTCAtccattctcatccattttagttcactgattcttaaaatattgatgttcactcttgccatctcctgtttaaccacttcgaacttactttgattcatgggacctaacattacaggttcctaggcagtatttttctttatggcatcagactttattttcacctccaagacacatccacaacttgatgttatttccactttggctcagcctcttcatttcttctggagATATAGGTATCTGCTCTTCTTCTGTATCATattgagttcatctttcagtgtcatatttttatccttttcatactctttaaggggttctcaaggcaagaaagttgaagtggttttccatccccttctccagtgggctatgttttgtcagaacttcccaacatgacctgtccatcttgggagGTGCTACACAGTCTGATTCATAATTTCATTAAGTTCACAAAACTGTGATCCATTTGATCATTTTGATTAgctttctgtggttgtggttttcattctgtctgccctcagaTAATGAGGATAAAATTTTGCGGAAACTCCCCGATGGAAGGGACTGGGAGTAGGGAAAAGtgggtcttgttctggtgggcaAGTCCACGCTTAGtaaatctttagtccaattttaTGCTGATGAGTGGGtctgtgttcccttcctgctGTTTAGCCAAACTGTGGTAGGGGTAACGGTGTAATGGTAACTTCCTCCAAAAGGATTTATGACAGTATGCTGTGCCTCACAGGACCATTGTTGTCAGTGACCCTGACcccatggcaggccactgtcaacccacacTTTTGCCAGAGACTTGCAAACACTCATTGGCAAGACTGGCTTAGTCTCTTCTCAGGTCACTGCTCtgttctcctgggtcctggttgcTCACATGGTTTTACTTGGGCCTTCCAAGCCtctgtttctccagtcctgtggaagttctataatcaaatcctgTTGACATTCAAAGGCAGATTCCCCGGGGATTCTCCATCCCTCTGCTGGTGCCCAGGCTGGGAAGGGCCTAGAACTTTTGCAatagtgtgagaatttctttggtataattgttctccagtttgtggattGCCCACCTAGAAGCTCTTTAGTAGGGCTAGTGGTGACCACCTCTGAGAGGACTTATGCCACACACCATACTTCCCATGACTGTTGCTGTCCTGTCTCCATGTCATGCCACTGCTGATCCTTGCCTGTGCAGGGGACTATTGAACACTCAAGGCAGATCTTGCTCAGTCTCTTACGGCAGTTACTGCTCCTTTTCCTGGGATCCTGatatgcacaaggttttgtttttgcccTCCCAGAATCTCTGGTGGGAATgaggtttgatttttaaatgctattgAATCCCTTCCACCATCTTGTTGCAGCTTCTTCTTTGCCCCTGGATGTGGGGTTCCAGAATTCTCCTACTGATGCCTCTGCAGTAGCTATTTGCaattttgattttatcatgagAAGATGAGGACATGCCCTTCTTCTTTGACATCTAAGTGGTATGTATGGTAGATTAGGCTGTTTATTTcagacttttcttatttcttaaggAAGGCTCATATTTCTATTAATTTCCTTCTTGCAACTGCTTTTTACTAAATCCTATATATTTTAGAGCATTGTGTTTCCATCTGCATTTGTCCCAAGGATTTTTCTGGCTTCTTTGATTTCATTGACTCACTAGTTTcatagtagcatgttgtttaacatccatgtgtttcttttcttattttttgatattAGTTCCTTGTTTCACAGAATTGGGGTCAGGAAAAAATGCTGTGTATAATTTCTACCTTCTAAGATTTGTTGAGATGTCTGTTTTAGCTTAGATCAAGGTCCTTCAAGTAGAATGCTCCATGtggacttaattttaaaaaaaaaggtgtgttCTTGTAGCTTTGGACATAATGTCCCATATATATCTATTAAGTCCAACTGGACTACTATGTTATAGTGGGCAACTCtgtccttattaattttctgtgtatatgatctgtccattgatgtgagtGGGGATGTTAAAGTCCCCTAGTCTTATAGTATGATCAATTTATCTTCTTGTATCTGTTAgtatttgcttcatatatttaaatCCTCTTGTATTGGtgcatattttttaatgtttaaaatatccTCTTTTAGTATTGATCTTGTTATCACTGTATATGTCTTTTGTTATAGCCTTTGTTTCTAAAGGCCTATAGTATCTGTAGAATCTGAGCCTCTGTTAAGCGTATATGGATGGGTCTTTTTTCCCCTATCCAATCACCCACCATATGTCTTTCAATCAAAGCATTTAGTAATTATTAACAGGTATGcacttgtcatttaaaaattatttttgtttctctctttgtggcatgatgattttctttagtagtatgccttcttttctttaatttttgtttatctatGGTAGGTTTTTGTCTTGTGGTTACCTTGGGGTGTACATATGCTGACCTGCAACTATGTCTACTTAGTTTAAATAAGGTTGAATTATTGCTACAAAGAATACGGAAGCCAGGGCAATATGTCCTTAGTttgtaaaactaaaaatatatgttttagtgTGTGATGTAGTATGTGATATGTCTCTTACCTTATCTTTCAGATCAGTAGTAAAAGTGTTGCTATTGTGACAAACTTTGTTGCTTTGGTGGCTAATATGTTTCATATTTGGATTAAGGAAAATAGATTTTGTCCCTTACTTGAATAGACAGTCATACTGGTAATCAGAGGGTAATCACAGGGAAAGGAGGCCACACCTTCAATGAAACCAGTGGTGATTACAAAATTGTAACTTGCTCAGGCATAGCAGTTTCTTATAATCTTGAATGTATCAGCAATGTATGATCAGTCAATTTACTGACTTAAAAACAGTCTAGTGAAATTCTTTTTGCTTCTGAAATGTATTATTTCCCATAATGAAAGACTATACATACTAATCGCAATATACCATTTTAAATTTGCCCACAGTTGCTAAAAATTCATGatacaataatttttatttatacacCACATATTTTTGTCTTCAGAAATATGACTGGTTATTTTAGATGCTGTGAGTAATATAAATTGAGTTCATACTTGCAAGAAATCCATTAGATCAGACATTTTTGACTTTCAGATAGAAACTTCCTCTGAGTACACTCAAAGGTATGTGAAGTTTATCCATAAATTCATATCCTTtctattatatttctattatCCTTCTTGGTTTCTCTGTGTTTAATGTTTAACAGATACAAATACCTTAGGTTGTCTAGTAATTTCTTCATTTGAACTATAATTTAATTATTCTTTGATTgattaaactaatttttatttttaatgtagcaGACCACTAGTTTAATTTCCTTAGAGTTCCAGAACCCAGAAAGACTTTCTAAAATCATAGCtacagtaaatatattttaatcatttaacaattgctaaaattctatttttatgctGTGATCTActtattatgcttttaaaaagtttaagtacatcaaaaacttattttaaaatagaatcatcaactaaattttctttttcacagtttTCTTATTAGTTCACAAAACAACAGACCGAATGTTAACAATCATATTATGTTTCTTATATCAGCATTATggcatattatatttattttttatagaaatagTTTAGACTTATCTACTTACAGTTTTCAAAGTAAGTTTGTGACGTGAAGCAATAAGCATTTCTTAGGATGTTTAGGTTTGCTTCATTTGAGTAATTTGTGGAAGAATTGCAAACACCTATGAAGAGGAAAATGCCATTGACTAAAAATGGAATTTTGGGGGTAAAAATCAttccatattcacagaaaaataaaaaaatagtagaattaaaaatttaaaaacctctcATCCCTTGAGAGAATTTCTTTTCAAGCACTTTTTTTTGCAATGTGGACTCTTAGAATTCAGAGGTATTACTTGAGGATCTTGTCTAAAGTGCTTTACAGTTAGAACAACCAGAATTATTTCTCATTTACTCCTTAATCTATTTTTGCAACTTGCTTTAATCTCCTCAACAGTAGTTAAGTATATCTCCTCAAAATATCATCTCCTCAACAGTACCAATACCCAGTGGACAATAGAAGAAACATTTTTGCCATCCAttgctataaaataataatatgacaATGAAAATACCTTAATGTCCCCTGAACTTTTACAGCcaactgtatatttttaattataaatcatATTTAGCTTCTCTGACACAAGATGAGGTGACTATAAAGTCTGAGTAGATATAGAAAAAGGCTTTGTAAAAATACATAATAGACAGATATTATGTCtaatatgtaaaaatacataATAGACAATACGTCCCCTTAAGCTTTTTTATCAGACAGTCTAAATAAAAAGCATCTTTTTACTTCTTTGACTCCAAAAACAATGAACTGAGCTGAGAATTGAAGCTTAAATATGAATGAAGTAACCTCACCAAAAATGGCCCTAATCATTAGCTATAGACTGATGTGAGTTACttgtattttataaaacattaattATGTGCTCATTTGACATGGGTTAAGCAAAGCAGATGCTGACTTGTATTTCAGGGCCATCAAGAAATGGGGACCTGGATTTTATTCGCCTGCCTTTTGGGAGGAGCCTATAGTATGCCTGTAAGTATAAGCCAATGAGCTAATTTTCCAggcttggaaaaaaaatctgccacAAAATTGGTAAATTTCAGTGTTTAGAATAAGATCAAATGTCCTAAAATGTCTCTGTTTAAGATACAATTTGAAGagcttgttatttaaaaaaaaaaaaagatactcagATATTTCTGCTAAAGATTCTGCTTCATTGTAGCTGGGGTGAAGCGTATTTTAACATGTGAGAGGATTCCATTGATACAATTATCCTATAAATATAATTACCCATCTCTAATTGTGAGAAATTCTGGAAGGCACTCTTCAAAGGCCTCAAGAGTAAGTATTTAATCAATGTTAGTTACATACTCAAAAATACTAGTTTTACCCAAAATCCAATTTCTTAcaagtttataaatattttcctgcCCTCCAAACTCCACTGCTCTTATCATTCAGAGAGTGATGCTTCTGTGTTAAAAATTCCCTTCTCAAACCACCTTCCAGTTCTTTTGGTGCATTGTGCTTAATTAAGAAATGACTTACAAGCTGTTATTGAGAATATTCTATATGCCTAATGCATAAATATAAGTTTTACATTCAAATGCACCAAGAACCAGGAAGTCTGACTTATTCTCTtgaaatatatgtacataaattcAGAAAGGTTAGATCACCTGCAAGCAAAGCAAGATCCAAAAGCCAACAAAGCTTGAATATCAACTTCATGTTTTTGTTTCACATCCATAAGACCAATATTCTATGCTCAGCCTTCCTAAAATCCTGCACTGTGATAATTCTTAATTCCCTGAAGGCTTCTGCTTTACAAGCTCTGTCCTTTTTCAATTTAATGCTCCTACTGTCTGTGGCCTTGTGTCCAGAAGATAGAGGAAAGGAAATTATCTGGCTATAATTTTACAGCTGAGAGgagcaagcctttttttttttatgaaatatgAGCATTTTAAAGGAATAGACCCTTAATTCACTGCCCGAGGGGGATGATCTACATGATTCTCCTCTCCTCATGCCCTACCCCAGAGCCAACCAGAATTCCACAATGCAGACATCAAATACTTGGCTTCCACTTTGGACAAGACAGAGAGTCATGGCTTAGATAATTACTTatgtagctttttattttgagCTTTTAATTTTTCCTGCCATAGAAACATTgacagaataatttttaaaaatcagcctaAACTTCACTAACAAACTCTTTCATTTTCCATGGGATTTATAACTTTTCTACCTTACCATACCTATCTTATTTTCACATTCATTAATAACTTATACAAAGTTGCTCCCTTGTTGTTGATGTGTTATTTACTTTGCACCCCAATTATGAGTAATTTCTTTGATACTTAAGTGCTTATCTACCTCCTTAAGTGCTTATCCACCTCCTGATCCAAAAGGAAGGGTTTTTGAGACAATGTGCTTTTTTTGTGGCTATTTTATAATTGTGTAACAGAAATATATCCTTCTCCCCAACCTTGAGTGGTttcatcaagaaataaaataaggacAGGATTAGAGTAGGACTGACTTGGCAGTGTAGATGGAGGGGTATCTGAAGATCATTAAAGGATAAATATGGGCTTTTCTCTGTTCCCAGGactcttttaattgtttttcacCTCTTTAATATAAGAGTGTTCCTCTTCTACACAACATACATGTTCAAACTAAAAGCAGATCTCAAATATCTTCTGTACtatgtagattttttaaagtagctGCAATCTCTTTTAGTGTAAAATTGCATAATTAATCTTTcgctctctgtttctctctctccccacttcttcctctcccccttctcttcctctctctcattctttttgTTCCCTTTCCCCCCCTCACATGAAAGCTACCACCTCATCCTGGGCACCCTGGTTATATCAACTTCAGCTATGaggtaatttttctctttaataattttgacCATTGTTTAGCTTAAAAATTCCCTGGAGTCTGTAAATAATAATGTGTTTGTTCTTCATTCAAGACGTTTGTCAGTTCCACTTTTTCAGATCTGACTACCAGCTTACTGGTTTAAGCACTGATGGGTCACCTCAAGCCTTCATTGCCCCAGAACACTCCTGCCTGGCCTCTCTGACTCAGTTTCTTCTACTTATATGGCTATAAAATTTATCTCCCATGAACTACTAGTCAGGAGGACTGCACAGTAGGGCAGAAATGAACTTTGGCTGAACAACTTTACTCTGTCCCAGACTGTAAAACATGGGTAATCAggtaaaacattatttaagaTCCTTTCCATTTGGAAAACTCCTGATTCTAAGGTGTTTCGCACTCTGTGTATCTCCTTTATTTATCCTTATTGAAATTCCAATGACCAAGTGATTTGTGAGAGCAATGGAAAGGATGTTGTTcagttaagttgtgtccaactctttgcaagcccttgaactgcagcataacagaattccctgtccttcactaacccACTGAGTTTTCTCatactcaagtccattgagtcagtgatgccatagaaagaaagaaatttctggAAATCAAGTTTGAGGCTCTCCTCATCCCTATACTTGGCATGAGACCTTGGGaaaaacattttctctctctaGAATTTTGATCtcctcatctggagaagggaaataatGATATACACAGCTTTAAAGTATTGTTTTGGGAACAAAATAGTTAAAGCAGTATCAAAGATGCTTAAGGTTATTATTTATTGTATTGATATAAAATACTGTACTAGTATCTGAAGGAATCCCTGGATCTGAGGTGAACCAAATACATGTTTAGAAAGGAGGGAAACTCTTCCTTCTTTCACAGGTTCAAATGACAATCCATGAGCTTGTTTACTCATACAAACTAAGGAAAAGCATTAGTAAAAATCTGAGGCAGATTTTCTGTTGAACCTTAAAAGAATTACATTTGACCTGGAAACCTGATTTCTAGTAGGATGGACAGTGTTTatgcttttactttttcctttgtgacatcacatttaaaaaaaggatacaatTAATGTTCAACACattaatttggttttattttcctcttgcaAAGAAGAGCAGAAGCTGGAGAATTAAACAGATTTACAATCTTTATAAACCTCTTTAACTATCCATGACCTTTTCTGTAAAAGTGAGGATGATACTTGCCTCAGAATCtgtaagaaaacatgaaaaatatgtatGATGTCTGCAAGTTGGAGCCTCACAAATAAGAAGCATTTGataaatgttttccttattctttcattcataaaGCTCTTATTTTTAAGGTTATCAGTACTGACAGAAATGTATCTGTGAGCCTGTGTTTCAAGTAACAAAATTAAAACCAATGTTTTCTAATGTCTTTTTCTCCTAAGGTACTTACACCTCTGAAATGGTATCAGAACATGTTAAGATATCCGGTATGTAGACTTTTAGTTATTTAGTGAAGCATGCATTTTCAATTCCCTTTTAAATGAGGAAACATATCTATGTCACATATAGACACTAATGGGAAATGCAGTTTATAATAGGTTATATCTGTATATACAGTTAGGAATTTTTgcaaggaaaaatgaataagtatTAATTCATTTTGTCACAATGACAAAGAAAATATTGCCCCATCTGTGCAAAGCATTGACTGGAAAACAAATGCACAACCTAAGTtatgaattaagttttatttggaatAAGGTGAGGAttgcagtccaggagacagcACCACAGGTAGTTccagaaactgctccaaagaggcaaggtagaggtcatatatatgtatatatttgattttagGGAAGGGGGAATGCATGAATtcacacatttttttcaaaatgttgatGATGTCTCTACGTTTACTGCTAGTCATGTGGAACAGATGTCACATGAAGGAAattagtgtttttctagatatgagaagacaCAAAAGTTGAGCTAGTAAAATCAGCTACTGAAATATCTGAAGTattgttctgccagttttcctaGAGCATAGATGCATCATTTCTGCTGTCCACCCTGAGCTCCTTTCAGGGTGTGCTGAAGGTCAGGAGCTGCAACAATCAATGAcctaatccttgtagaggtagatggcaggTGTCCAAGGCAAGTGTCAATCTGTAATTGATAGTAGTTAATGGAGCTGATGGTAAACCTGACTCTTTGTTTCTCACCAGTACCCTTCCTATGGTTATGAACCCGTTGGTGGATGGCTGCATCACCAAATAATTCCTGTGGTGTCCCAGCAGAGTCCCCAGAATCATGCCCTGCAGCCTCATCACCACATCCCCATGGTGCCAGCTCAGCAGCCCGTGGTACCCCAGCAACCAATGATGCCAGTTCCTAGCCAACACTCCATGACTCCAATCCAACACCACCAGCCAAACCTCCCTCTGCCCGCCCAGCAGCCCTTCCAGCCCCAGCCCATCCAGCCACAGCCTCACCAACCCCTGCAGCCCCAGCCACCCGTGCACCCCATCCAGCGCTTGCCACCACAGCCACCTCTGCCTTCAATATTCCCCATGCAACCTCTGCCCcctgtgcttcctgacctgcctctggaagCTTGGCCAGCAACAGACAAGACCAAGCGGGAAGAAGTGGTGAGCACACCTTGAAGCCATTTACAACACTTATGAAAATGATCCAGCAAAAATagcccacagaaataaaaattctctcACAGTCCAAGGCCTAGAGTTTCAACTGCAGTTAGTGATGCTATTAGTCCAAGTGTGTGTTGTAAGTTTATAAATGAGCTTGTCTATCTATATGGCATATACTTTGTGAATTCAAAATCTAcaattgttttgaattttaatggCAATATGAATTACTATTGAAATGCGGTATAATAAACGCAACAATTCTTATCTTCAGGTTGCTTAACTAGTACATTAGACTTAcacagaaataattaaaaagagtACTTCTCGGATTGAGGTGATGGAAgtatcagttttaaaaaatgatagctgGATCTTCAAGGCTCTCAAGGGATATTACCTGTTGTAGGTGGTTTTTACAGTAATTTTGAGACAGCTAAAATAGACAAACTTTTAGATTCTATTTCATTCCCaggactaaaataaaattttaatatgaatgTTTAATAACATAGCTCAAAATTTCCTCCCACTTCAGAAAGCTTTTGGAAATAAATGAGAAGTAACCAATAAGGTCATCTTCATTCATTCCTGTAAACCCTCATTTCTCTGCATTAAGTTTAGTAATTCTACAATTTATAAATGCTGTTAGGGATTTGCTACTGAGAAATAGTGAGGAGAAAGGTAGAAATAACCTGAATATATAGTCAGGATATGTGGCTTCTATTGCTAGCTTTGCCCTGAAGAAGAAATTTAGAGctgttttcctttaaatgtttcctctaaatttgttttcctctttctaaaataagtgaaagtgatCAGTTTAAAGGCTCTttgaaaggcaatggcaccccactccagtactcttgcctggaaaatcccatggatggaggagcctggtgggctgcagtccatggggttgctaggagtcagatatgactgagtgacttcactttcaattttcactttcatgcattggagaaggacatggcaaccctctccagtgttcttgcctggagaatcccagggacgggggagcctggtgggctgccatctatggggttgcacaga
The sequence above is drawn from the Ovis aries strain OAR_USU_Benz2616 breed Rambouillet chromosome Y, ARS-UI_Ramb_v3.0, whole genome shotgun sequence genome and encodes:
- the LOC132659053 gene encoding amelogenin, Y isoform, with translation MGTWILFACLLGGAYSMPLPPHPGHPGYINFSYEVLTPLKWYQNMLRYPYPSYGYEPVGGWLHHQIIPVVSQQSPQNHALQPHHHIPMVPAQQPVVPQQPMMPVPSQHSMTPIQHHQPNLPLPAQQPFQPQPIQPQPHQPLQPQPPVHPIQRLPPQPPLPSIFPMQPLPPVLPDLPLEAWPATDKTKREEVVSTP